The following proteins come from a genomic window of Hydractinia symbiolongicarpus strain clone_291-10 chromosome 2, HSymV2.1, whole genome shotgun sequence:
- the LOC130629756 gene encoding blue-sensitive opsin-like produces the protein MSTDLFIICKIILLLCGLCFHLLGIYCLLKHKQNNNNQKVILINLSWVEITLILTTGTSEFFEWYDDPGKHEPMSKNILYFVLYWFMAAYCMAMVLTAADRLICVMLHINYTYHVTSKRLVIVATLMCVSSATLAIPFLLPNQNENHLKKYSQVFPSILSYLYVLLAIFVYVMINYKRKKRRRNLGIQSGREKNFLLQKQTLIPFCIILSFLLLVVLPQCVYLWILDRLSASAKVNIESVITVIWYTSFIADPVIYVFFNKKMRNIARDLLCCISKRKTRTECAVVKDLAVADAS, from the coding sequence ATGTCGACAGATTTGTTTATTATCTGTAAAatcatattattattatgtggaTTATGTTTTCATCTGTTGGGAATATATTGTTTGTTAAAACATAAacagaacaacaacaaccagaaagttattttgataaatttaagTTGGGTTGAAATAACATTAATTCTTACTACTGGAACAAGTGAATTTTTTGAATGGTATGATGATCCCGGCAAACATGAACCAATGAGTAAAAACATACTGTACTTTGTCCTTTACTGGTTCATGGCAGCATACTGTATGGCTATGGTTTTAACAGCAGCCGATCGTTTGATTTGTGTAATGTTACACATCAATTATACTTACCATGTCACTTCAAAACGTTTAGTTATCGTTGCAACGTTAATGTGTGTGTCTAGCGCAACTTTAGCTATACCGTTTCTTCTTCCAAATCAAAACGAAAATCACTTGAAGAAATATTCTCAAGTGTTTCCTTCTATTTTGAGCTATCTATACGTGCTGTTGGCTATCTTTGTGTATGTGATGATTAACTATAAACGCAAAAAAAGAAGACGAAATCTTGGCATTCAAAGTGGAAGGGaaaagaattttcttttgcaaaaACAAACATTGATTCCATTCTGTATTATTTTATCCTTTCTTTTACTTGTAGTGCTACCTCAGTGTGTATACCTATGGATACTGGACCGACTCAGTGCTTCTGCTAAAGTGAATATCGAGTCAGTGATTACAGTTATTTGGTACACCAGTTTCATTGCAGATCCtgttatttatgtgttttttaacaagaaaatgAGAAACATTGCAAGAGATCTTTTGTGTTGTATTAGCAAACGGAAAACACGCACCGAATGTGCAGTTGTTAAAGATCTTGCGGTGGCTGATGCAAGCTGa